A genomic segment from Cyanobium sp. NIES-981 encodes:
- a CDS encoding cysteine desulfurase family protein, which yields MAEQRRAAVPSALPLYLDACATAPPAPEVLDVMAAVQREAWANPSSLHGFGLQAAEALERARRLAARCLGCDPAALVFTSGGTEAIHTALLGAAALLPVGRLLITAVEHPATLAAAAVLAQRGWRIVEAPVDTAGLLDLESFEALLAPPTRLVSVIWGQSEVGTVQPLQAIGSLCRRAGVILHVDAVQVVGHRPVAFDELPVDLLSCAAHKLQGPRGVGALLVRPGLPFAPLLPGGGQEGGRRGGTEPVALVAGFAAALELAVERLRDRGGEDPLGPLRDSLLRQLLQRPGLRLSGVDPLGSPGQRLPHHISLLVSDRHGRPLSGRRLVQALWRQGVAISSGSACSSGVGAATGGAAPSAVLTAMGYPREEAASGIRLSLGPWLEPAALGGVAGLLERAMDDLEAGAVATAQPDQAAG from the coding sequence GTGGCTGAACAGCGCCGGGCGGCCGTGCCCAGCGCCCTTCCTCTCTACCTCGATGCCTGTGCCACGGCGCCCCCGGCTCCCGAGGTGCTCGACGTCATGGCGGCGGTGCAGCGGGAGGCCTGGGCCAATCCCTCCAGCCTGCATGGCTTCGGCCTCCAGGCCGCCGAAGCCCTCGAACGGGCACGACGGCTTGCGGCACGCTGCCTCGGCTGTGATCCCGCCGCTCTGGTGTTCACCTCGGGTGGCACCGAAGCGATTCACACCGCGCTCCTGGGTGCGGCGGCGCTGCTGCCGGTGGGCCGGCTGCTGATCACGGCGGTGGAGCACCCCGCCACCCTGGCGGCGGCGGCGGTGCTGGCCCAGCGCGGCTGGCGGATCGTCGAGGCGCCGGTGGACACAGCGGGACTGCTGGATCTGGAGAGCTTCGAGGCCCTGCTGGCGCCTCCCACCCGTCTCGTCTCGGTGATCTGGGGCCAGAGTGAGGTGGGCACGGTTCAGCCCCTCCAGGCGATCGGCTCCCTCTGCCGCCGGGCCGGGGTGATCCTGCATGTGGATGCGGTGCAGGTGGTCGGGCATCGGCCCGTGGCCTTCGATGAGCTGCCGGTGGATCTGCTCAGCTGTGCGGCCCACAAGCTCCAGGGCCCCCGCGGCGTGGGGGCCCTGCTGGTGCGGCCGGGGTTGCCGTTCGCGCCGCTTCTGCCCGGCGGTGGCCAGGAGGGCGGCCGCCGTGGCGGCACCGAGCCCGTGGCCCTGGTCGCCGGCTTCGCTGCGGCTCTGGAGCTGGCGGTGGAGCGTCTGCGGGACCGGGGCGGCGAGGATCCCCTGGGGCCGCTGCGGGACAGCCTGCTGCGCCAGCTGCTGCAGCGTCCCGGCCTGCGGCTGAGCGGCGTGGATCCTCTCGGCTCACCGGGCCAGCGCCTGCCCCACCACATCAGCCTCCTGGTCAGCGACCGGCATGGCCGGCCCCTGTCCGGCCGCCGACTGGTGCAGGCCCTCTGGCGCCAGGGCGTAGCCATCAGCAGCGGATCCGCCTGCAGCAGCGGCGTGGGTGCCGCCACCGGCGGCGCCGCGCCCAGCGCGGTGCTCACCGCCATGGGATACCCACGGGAGGAGGCCGCCAGCGGGATACGGCTGAGCCTCGGGCCCTGGCTCGAGCCAGCGGCGCTGGGGGGCGTGGCCGGCCTCCTCGAGCGTGCCATGGACGATCTCGAGGCCGGGGCGGTGGCAACGGCTCAGCCGGACCAGGCCGCTGGGTAG
- a CDS encoding DUF1995 family protein, giving the protein MLPADLRRAEAEALTAIQAALGSGDRGLWTAEFRFEGLRILPLALRLLEALRPSRPEVRMLLPDAGATALAKRDAPDSAPLLGSLRDQMRLQQADGGSQGLLVLVGPTPADYDAVEQVCALHRGLVLMLNGSLEDAAVGIGSVARERRRGFLADWQSAYALIPLAEGALRRAYPEPWQFYRRDPDGHRFVADFEQKPDGEQRAAALAGEAGPGLAGNLQAIDAFLEGLRN; this is encoded by the coding sequence ATGCTCCCCGCCGATCTGCGCCGTGCCGAGGCCGAAGCACTCACGGCGATCCAGGCTGCCCTGGGCTCCGGCGACAGGGGCCTGTGGACGGCGGAATTCCGCTTCGAGGGGCTGCGGATCCTGCCGCTGGCGCTGCGGCTGCTGGAGGCGTTGCGTCCATCCCGCCCCGAGGTGCGGATGCTCCTGCCGGACGCCGGTGCCACGGCCCTGGCCAAGCGCGATGCCCCGGATTCGGCGCCGCTGCTGGGCAGCCTGCGGGACCAGATGCGGTTGCAGCAGGCCGATGGCGGCAGCCAGGGCCTGCTGGTGCTGGTGGGTCCCACCCCTGCCGACTACGACGCGGTGGAACAGGTGTGTGCCCTCCACCGCGGCCTGGTGCTGATGCTGAACGGCAGCCTGGAAGACGCCGCCGTGGGCATCGGCAGTGTCGCCCGGGAGCGCCGCCGTGGCTTCCTGGCCGACTGGCAGAGCGCCTATGCCCTGATCCCTCTGGCGGAGGGAGCCCTGCGCCGCGCCTATCCGGAACCCTGGCAGTTCTACCGCCGCGATCCTGACGGCCACCGCTTCGTGGCCGATTTCGAGCAGAAGCCGGATGGGGAACAGCGGGCGGCCGCCCTGGCCGGTGAGGCAGGGCCGGGCCTGGCCGGCAATCTGCAGGCGATCGATGCCTTCCTCGAGGGCCTGCGCAACTGA
- a CDS encoding DUF4330 domain-containing protein: MTSQPPAAKTRRWSLVDAGALAAVLLAAGGVVWSPKLSSAVAQATGGVVPVTVMVDVRGIPVADPTGLIEAARAEGKVAIVIRNQPHGSVGIERIQQLQRRLVAVQPDGSVVTAADPSGRDFSNLDARFVLKAQGRRASGGVVFGNQTVKVGAPIEIEGEGYRVNGTVTGITVQGS; the protein is encoded by the coding sequence ATGACCAGCCAGCCCCCTGCCGCCAAGACCCGCCGCTGGAGCCTGGTGGATGCCGGTGCCCTGGCCGCTGTGCTGCTGGCTGCCGGGGGGGTGGTCTGGAGTCCGAAGCTCTCCAGTGCCGTGGCCCAGGCCACCGGTGGCGTGGTTCCCGTCACGGTGATGGTGGATGTGCGCGGCATTCCGGTGGCCGATCCCACCGGCCTGATCGAGGCGGCCCGAGCGGAGGGCAAGGTGGCGATCGTGATCCGCAACCAGCCCCACGGCAGCGTGGGCATCGAGCGGATCCAGCAGTTGCAGCGCCGGCTGGTGGCCGTGCAGCCCGATGGCTCGGTGGTCACCGCCGCCGACCCCAGCGGCCGCGACTTCAGCAATCTCGATGCCCGCTTCGTTCTCAAGGCCCAGGGCCGGCGCGCCAGCGGCGGTGTGGTGTTCGGCAACCAGACCGTGAAGGTGGGGGCCCCGATCGAGATCGAGGGGGAGGGCTACCGCGTCAACGGCACCGTCACCGGCATCACCGTTCAGGGGAGTTGA
- the dacB gene encoding D-alanyl-D-alanine carboxypeptidase/D-alanyl-D-alanine-endopeptidase: protein MPIPACQRRPGARRIGLLALVPLSLPLLDGAALAQQRPAITTLQLEPAPLASLPPAPPAIGLPQLQSQLSCPALQQRVQAVLGAEAGVWSITIADSRGRLLADVNGMRPRVPASNQKLLSTAFALDRLGPDYRLATRLWRLPDGSYRLTGEGDPDLALPQLQRLTKLALGSGGSTGEPSGVVRLQIAEEPKQAWWPQGWHPGDRYYAYGAPITRLAVTSNAINDAVMNPPSRLQALLQKSVSQQGGAVQVSLVPATTPLPPDAVLLHQEPSAPMHNLLSLANTESHNFTAEVLMRQAADSWNLAQAQQRTTQWLGQQGLPMQGVRVADGSGLDRANRLTSRLLAALLLRMDQHPYGRNYLASMAVAGQRGTLRRLYVGTPLQGQFYGKTGTLTGVRSISGVLLTSAGPRYVSAISNGAYQPNTTIGQVLRQAQQTQLCPG from the coding sequence ATGCCCATCCCAGCCTGCCAGCGCCGTCCCGGCGCGCGCCGCATCGGCCTCCTGGCGCTTGTGCCGCTCAGCCTGCCCCTGCTGGACGGAGCGGCACTGGCGCAGCAGCGCCCGGCGATCACCACGCTGCAACTGGAGCCGGCCCCGCTCGCCAGCCTCCCACCGGCTCCGCCGGCCATCGGCCTGCCCCAGCTGCAGAGTCAGCTGAGCTGCCCGGCCCTGCAGCAGCGGGTGCAGGCGGTGCTGGGGGCAGAAGCCGGCGTCTGGAGCATCACCATCGCGGATTCCCGCGGCCGGCTGCTGGCGGATGTGAACGGCATGCGTCCGCGGGTGCCGGCCTCGAACCAGAAGCTGCTCAGCACGGCCTTCGCCCTGGACCGGCTCGGCCCCGACTACCGCCTGGCCACCCGCCTCTGGCGCCTGCCCGATGGCAGCTACCGCCTCACCGGGGAAGGGGATCCGGATCTGGCCCTGCCGCAGCTGCAGCGGCTCACCAAGCTGGCGCTCGGCTCCGGTGGCTCCACCGGGGAGCCCAGCGGAGTGGTGCGGCTGCAGATCGCCGAGGAGCCGAAGCAGGCCTGGTGGCCCCAGGGCTGGCATCCCGGCGACCGCTATTACGCCTACGGCGCGCCGATCACCCGCCTGGCGGTGACGAGCAATGCGATCAACGACGCGGTGATGAATCCGCCCTCGCGGCTGCAGGCCCTGCTGCAGAAGTCGGTGAGCCAGCAGGGCGGCGCGGTGCAGGTGAGCCTGGTGCCGGCCACCACCCCCCTGCCGCCCGACGCGGTGCTGCTGCACCAGGAGCCCTCGGCTCCGATGCACAACCTGCTCAGCCTGGCGAACACCGAGAGCCACAACTTCACCGCGGAAGTGCTTATGCGCCAGGCTGCCGACAGCTGGAACCTGGCACAGGCCCAGCAACGCACCACCCAGTGGCTGGGCCAGCAGGGTCTGCCGATGCAGGGGGTGCGGGTGGCGGACGGCAGCGGGCTCGACCGCGCCAACCGGCTCACCAGCCGTCTGCTGGCCGCCCTGTTGCTGCGCATGGACCAGCACCCCTACGGCCGCAACTACCTGGCCTCGATGGCGGTGGCGGGCCAGCGGGGCACCCTGCGGCGGCTCTACGTGGGCACCCCCCTGCAGGGCCAGTTCTATGGCAAGACCGGCACCCTCACCGGGGTGCGCTCGATCAGCGGCGTGCTGCTCACCTCCGCTGGCCCCCGCTACGTGAGTGCCATCAGCAACGGGGCCTATCAGCCCAACACCACGATCGGCCAGGTGCTGCGCCAGGCTCAGCAGACCCAGCTGTGCCCCGGGTGA
- the coaD gene encoding pantetheine-phosphate adenylyltransferase, with amino-acid sequence MRALYPGSFDPLTLGHLDLIERASRLFDGVVVAVLQNPSKQPAFPLEQRLEQIRCATSHLQGVEVGSFDGLTVDCARRCGAQVILRGLRALSDFEFELQIAHTNQSLEARVETLFLATAVHHSFLSSSVVKEVARFGGDVQHMVPPGVAQDLAKLFNRAESRTSGHG; translated from the coding sequence ATGCGCGCCCTCTATCCCGGCAGCTTCGATCCGCTCACCCTGGGCCACCTCGACCTCATCGAGCGGGCGAGCCGCCTGTTCGACGGCGTGGTGGTGGCGGTGCTGCAGAACCCGAGCAAGCAGCCGGCCTTCCCGCTCGAGCAGCGGCTGGAGCAGATCCGTTGTGCCACCAGCCATCTGCAGGGGGTGGAGGTGGGCAGCTTCGACGGCCTCACGGTGGACTGTGCCCGCCGCTGCGGCGCCCAGGTGATCCTGCGGGGCCTGCGGGCCCTGAGCGACTTCGAGTTCGAACTGCAGATCGCCCACACCAACCAGAGCCTGGAGGCCCGGGTGGAGACCCTGTTCCTCGCCACCGCTGTCCACCACAGCTTTCTGAGCAGTTCGGTGGTGAAGGAGGTGGCCCGATTCGGCGGGGATGTGCAGCACATGGTGCCGCCTGGAGTGGCACAAGACCTGGCGAAGCTTTTTAATCGGGCGGAATCCAGGACGTCCGGCCATGGCTGA
- a CDS encoding flavin reductase family protein: MAASTLNAEAKKTLLRKIPHGVFICGVAEGDEVNGFTASWVTQGSFEPPLVVMAVRADSTSNGMIQRTGRFSLNVLGADQKDLAAVFFKPQKGVGGRFDAAPFQLGQLGLPVLENALGAVECELVGQVAHGDHTVFVGEVKAATLHRDGAALELGSTGWQYGG; the protein is encoded by the coding sequence ATGGCCGCCTCCACGCTCAACGCCGAAGCCAAGAAGACCCTGCTGCGCAAGATCCCCCATGGCGTGTTCATCTGCGGCGTCGCCGAGGGCGACGAGGTGAACGGCTTCACCGCCAGCTGGGTGACCCAGGGCTCCTTCGAGCCGCCCCTGGTGGTGATGGCCGTGCGGGCCGACAGCACCAGCAACGGCATGATCCAGCGCACCGGCAGGTTCTCGCTCAACGTGCTCGGCGCCGACCAGAAGGACCTGGCCGCCGTGTTCTTCAAGCCCCAGAAGGGGGTGGGCGGCCGCTTCGACGCCGCCCCCTTCCAGCTGGGCCAGCTCGGCCTGCCGGTGCTGGAGAACGCCCTCGGCGCTGTGGAGTGCGAGCTGGTGGGCCAGGTGGCCCATGGCGATCACACCGTGTTCGTGGGCGAAGTGAAGGCCGCCACCCTGCACAGGGACGGCGCCGCCCTCGAGCTCGGCAGCACCGGCTGGCAGTACGGCGGTTGA
- the uvrC gene encoding excinuclease ABC subunit UvrC translates to MTALPLLQQPDRLRERLRELPAEPGCYLMRDAADRILYIGKAKVLRNRVRSYFQSGRGHGHSPRIALMVRQVCELEFIVTDSEAEALALESNLIKHHQPHFNVLLKDDKKYPYLCITWSEAYPRIFITRRRRFRSPLDRFYGPYVDVGLLRRTLAVVKRVFPLRQRPQPLYRDRTCLNYDIGRCPGVCQQKISSEDYHRTLRQVAMVFQGRNEELLELLGAQMERYAERLDFESAARVRDQLQGIGTLTADQKMSTGDSSVSRDVIALAADERLAAVQLFQMRAGKLVGRLGYMAEVPELPADQQDLGQILQRVVEEHYSQVEPVEIPPELLLQHPLPQQDLIEAWLGEQRGRKVRLAVPQRQQKAEMIELVVRNASYELQRAQRASEQNLLATEDLAQLLELTAPPRRIEGYDISHIQGSDAVASQVVFVDGLPAKQHYRKYRIQSSSIRAGHSDDFMAMAEIMRRRFRRWAQAKAAGADLRELRRQAGTALHTEGLNDWPDLVMIDGGKGQLSAVMEALRELDLHEDLVVCSLAKQREEVFVPGAGQPLESEPEQLGVQLLRRLRDEAHRFAVSFHRQQRGERMKRSRLSDIPGLGPKRVKDLLAHFRSIDAIQLASPAQIAEAPGMGPALARQVWDYFHPDQELEAPPGRHSERENEQPLELAG, encoded by the coding sequence TTGACGGCCCTTCCCCTGCTGCAGCAACCCGACCGGCTGCGCGAACGGCTCCGCGAGCTGCCCGCGGAGCCCGGCTGCTACCTGATGCGCGACGCCGCCGACCGCATCCTCTACATCGGCAAGGCGAAGGTGCTGCGCAACCGGGTGCGCAGTTACTTCCAGAGCGGCCGGGGCCACGGCCACAGCCCCCGCATCGCCCTGATGGTGCGGCAGGTGTGTGAGCTCGAGTTCATCGTCACCGACAGCGAAGCCGAGGCGCTGGCGCTGGAATCCAACCTGATCAAGCACCATCAGCCGCACTTCAACGTGCTGCTGAAGGACGACAAGAAGTACCCCTACCTCTGCATCACCTGGAGCGAGGCCTATCCGCGCATCTTCATCACCCGCCGGCGCCGCTTCCGCTCGCCCCTCGACCGCTTCTACGGCCCCTATGTTGATGTGGGCCTGCTGCGCCGCACCCTGGCGGTGGTGAAGCGGGTGTTCCCGCTGCGCCAGCGGCCCCAGCCCCTCTACCGCGACCGCACCTGTCTCAACTACGACATCGGCCGCTGCCCCGGGGTGTGTCAGCAGAAGATCAGCTCGGAGGACTACCACCGCACCCTGCGCCAGGTGGCGATGGTGTTCCAGGGCCGCAACGAGGAGCTGCTGGAGCTGCTGGGTGCCCAGATGGAGCGCTATGCCGAGCGGCTCGACTTCGAGAGCGCCGCCCGGGTGCGCGACCAGCTGCAGGGCATCGGCACCCTCACGGCCGACCAGAAGATGAGCACGGGCGACAGCTCGGTGAGCCGCGATGTGATTGCCCTGGCGGCCGATGAGCGGCTGGCGGCGGTGCAGCTGTTCCAGATGCGGGCTGGCAAGCTGGTGGGGCGCCTCGGCTACATGGCGGAGGTGCCGGAGCTGCCGGCGGATCAGCAGGACCTGGGCCAGATCCTGCAGCGGGTGGTGGAGGAGCACTACAGCCAGGTGGAGCCTGTGGAGATTCCCCCGGAGCTGCTGCTGCAGCATCCCCTGCCCCAGCAGGACCTGATCGAGGCCTGGCTGGGCGAGCAGCGGGGCCGCAAGGTGCGGCTGGCGGTGCCGCAGCGGCAGCAGAAGGCCGAGATGATCGAGCTGGTGGTGCGCAACGCCAGCTACGAGCTGCAGCGGGCCCAGCGGGCCAGTGAGCAGAACCTGCTCGCCACCGAAGACCTGGCCCAGCTGCTGGAGCTCACCGCCCCACCCCGTCGCATCGAGGGGTACGACATCAGCCACATCCAGGGCAGCGACGCGGTGGCCTCCCAGGTGGTGTTCGTCGACGGCCTGCCCGCCAAGCAGCACTACCGCAAATACCGGATCCAGAGCAGCTCGATCCGCGCCGGCCATTCCGACGACTTCATGGCCATGGCGGAGATCATGCGCCGCCGCTTCCGCCGCTGGGCCCAGGCCAAGGCCGCCGGCGCCGACCTGCGGGAGCTGCGCCGCCAGGCCGGCACCGCCCTCCACACCGAAGGGCTCAACGACTGGCCCGACCTGGTGATGATCGATGGGGGCAAGGGCCAGCTCTCGGCCGTGATGGAGGCCCTGCGCGAGCTCGATCTGCACGAGGACCTCGTGGTGTGCTCCCTGGCCAAGCAGCGGGAGGAGGTGTTCGTGCCCGGGGCAGGCCAGCCGCTGGAGAGTGAGCCGGAGCAGCTGGGGGTGCAGCTGCTCCGGCGGCTGCGGGATGAGGCGCACCGCTTCGCCGTGAGCTTCCACCGCCAGCAGCGGGGTGAGCGGATGAAGCGTTCCCGCCTCTCCGACATCCCCGGCCTCGGGCCCAAGCGCGTCAAGGATCTGCTGGCCCACTTCCGCTCGATCGATGCGATCCAGCTGGCCAGCCCCGCCCAGATCGCGGAGGCGCCCGGCATGGGGCCAGCCCTGGCGCGCCAGGTGTGGGACTACTTCCATCCGGACCAGGAGCTTGAGGCTCCGCCCGGCCGCCACTCCGAACGGGAGAATGAACAGCCCCTGGAGCTGGCCGGTTGA
- a CDS encoding cryptochrome/photolyase family protein, producing the protein MTTGLWILGDQLRDRQSALAAHAGSRAEVRVLLVESRSVLAQRRFHRQKLVLVWSAMRHFAAELRAAGWLVDYVCCDTFEQALGSWIAEHGITELHLMEPADRPFRTAVVALHERLQRVSPSTPRLVWHPSNAFLWSPDDFAAWAGRYKQLRMELFYREGRRRFGVLLDADGEPLGGQWNYDQANRKAPPKGLQGPEPLCFIPDGITEEVIAAVEAIPALPGEARPFAWAVTRSQALEVLEHFICTRLDGFGPYQDAMVGGQPTLWHALLSPYLNLGLLHPLEVIRRLEQAGLERGTPLASLEGVIRQILGWREYTHGLYHWFGPTYPARNHFQHHRPLPPWFEALGGSGLHCLDTVFAELAASGYAHHIQRLMLLANYGLIAGLDPQALTAWFHRMFIDGHDWVMQTNVLGMGLFADGGLLASKPYAASGNYINRMSTYCKGCRYDAKQRTGPDACPFNALYWDFLARHEPLLRRNPRMALVMKQLEKLAAPELEAIRSTAAQHLEAAGGAS; encoded by the coding sequence ATGACGACCGGACTCTGGATTCTTGGGGATCAGCTCCGTGACCGGCAGAGCGCCCTTGCCGCCCACGCCGGCAGCAGGGCCGAGGTGCGGGTGCTGCTGGTGGAAAGCCGCTCGGTGCTGGCCCAGCGCCGTTTTCATCGCCAGAAGCTGGTGCTGGTGTGGAGCGCGATGCGCCATTTCGCCGCCGAACTTCGCGCTGCCGGCTGGTTGGTCGATTACGTCTGCTGCGACACGTTCGAGCAGGCCCTGGGCTCCTGGATCGCCGAGCACGGCATCACCGAACTCCATCTGATGGAGCCGGCCGACCGGCCGTTCCGCACCGCCGTGGTGGCCCTGCACGAGCGGCTGCAGCGCGTCTCGCCCTCCACGCCGCGGCTGGTGTGGCACCCCTCCAACGCGTTCCTGTGGAGCCCGGACGACTTCGCCGCCTGGGCCGGCCGCTACAAGCAGTTGCGGATGGAGCTCTTCTACCGGGAAGGCCGCCGCCGCTTCGGGGTGCTCCTCGACGCCGATGGCGAGCCCCTCGGGGGCCAGTGGAACTACGACCAGGCCAACCGCAAGGCTCCCCCGAAGGGACTCCAGGGTCCCGAGCCCCTGTGCTTCATTCCGGATGGCATCACCGAGGAGGTGATCGCCGCGGTGGAGGCCATCCCCGCCCTTCCCGGCGAGGCCCGCCCCTTCGCCTGGGCGGTCACCCGGAGCCAGGCCCTGGAGGTGCTGGAGCACTTCATCTGCACCCGCCTGGATGGCTTCGGTCCATACCAGGACGCCATGGTGGGCGGCCAGCCCACCCTCTGGCATGCGCTGCTGTCGCCCTATCTGAACCTGGGCCTGCTGCATCCGCTGGAGGTGATCCGCCGGCTGGAGCAGGCCGGTCTGGAGCGGGGCACCCCCCTGGCCAGCCTGGAGGGGGTGATCCGTCAGATCCTCGGCTGGCGGGAGTACACCCACGGCCTCTACCACTGGTTCGGCCCCACCTACCCGGCCCGCAACCACTTCCAGCACCACCGCCCGCTGCCCCCCTGGTTCGAGGCGCTCGGTGGCAGCGGCCTCCACTGTCTGGACACCGTCTTCGCCGAACTGGCGGCCAGCGGCTACGCGCACCACATCCAGCGCCTGATGCTGCTGGCCAACTACGGCCTGATCGCCGGCCTCGATCCCCAGGCCCTCACCGCCTGGTTCCACCGGATGTTCATCGACGGCCACGACTGGGTGATGCAGACCAACGTGCTCGGCATGGGCCTGTTCGCCGACGGCGGCCTGCTGGCCAGCAAGCCGTATGCCGCCAGCGGCAATTACATCAACCGGATGAGCACCTACTGCAAGGGCTGCCGCTACGACGCGAAGCAGCGCACCGGGCCCGATGCCTGCCCTTTCAATGCCCTTTACTGGGATTTCCTGGCCCGCCACGAGCCGCTGCTGCGCCGCAATCCCCGCATGGCGCTCGTGATGAAGCAGCTGGAGAAGCTGGCCGCCCCGGAGCTGGAGGCCATCCGCTCCACCGCGGCGCAGCACCTGGAGGCTGCCGGCGGTGCGAGCTAG
- the msrA gene encoding peptide-methionine (S)-S-oxide reductase MsrA, translated as MARPPQAPPPRRWHLLIPLAGALGGLLALPLLLGRRLPLPIGAAQATELPDPAQAPGRRAGPAQVAVLAGGCFWGMEAIFEEIRGVQRVDTGYAGGSASSATYDQVSRGSTGHAEGIRITYDPGQVSYGELLKVFFAVAHDPTEVNRQGPDVGAQYRSAIFTADPALQRLARAYIRQLDGAGVFPRPIATQVEASDRFFPAEAYHQDFVQRNPAHPYVVVHDLPKLATFRATFPELLR; from the coding sequence ATGGCACGCCCACCCCAGGCCCCGCCCCCCAGGCGGTGGCATCTGCTGATCCCCCTGGCGGGGGCGCTGGGGGGACTGCTGGCGCTGCCGTTGCTGCTCGGCCGGCGGCTGCCGCTGCCGATCGGGGCCGCCCAGGCCACCGAACTGCCCGATCCGGCCCAGGCCCCCGGCCGCAGGGCCGGGCCCGCCCAGGTGGCGGTGCTGGCCGGCGGCTGCTTCTGGGGGATGGAGGCGATCTTCGAGGAGATCCGGGGCGTGCAGCGGGTGGACACGGGCTATGCCGGGGGCTCGGCCAGCTCCGCCACCTACGACCAGGTGAGCCGCGGCAGCACCGGCCATGCCGAGGGCATCCGCATCACCTACGACCCCGGCCAGGTGAGCTACGGCGAACTGCTGAAGGTGTTCTTCGCGGTGGCCCACGACCCCACCGAGGTGAACCGGCAGGGACCCGATGTGGGAGCGCAGTACCGCTCGGCGATCTTCACGGCGGATCCGGCGCTCCAGCGCCTGGCCCGCGCCTACATCCGCCAGCTCGATGGGGCCGGGGTGTTCCCCCGACCGATCGCCACCCAGGTGGAGGCGAGCGACCGCTTCTTCCCGGCCGAGGCCTACCACCAGGATTTCGTGCAGCGCAACCCGGCCCATCCCTATGTGGTGGTGCACGACCTGCCCAAGCTGGCCACCTTCCGGGCCACCTTTCCGGAACTGCTGCGCTAG
- a CDS encoding GNAT family N-acetyltransferase — MGSRAETSGAVAGQGLIRTLSRRDIPQVVAWARAEGFCPGEGDVAIYRHTDRQGVWVKELNHQLIGCIAGVRYNAEYGFVGMFLVDPAQRGRGHGLSLWRTAMDHLADLPCVGLEAALGRVEDYRRWGFEPASPTQRWQLVASGEELAGPGRDGLELVQGEQLPQRAVQAYDAQREPSPRPHFLADWLGHPAGTVLALIDAGGQCHGFGRIRPCLLRRGSGWRIGPLLADDPALAERLLRGMLARHPGVVLIDVPGANRGGDGLMERLGFHRTDTMLRMYRGRPPAVGLDEVFGLACLELG, encoded by the coding sequence ATGGGCAGCAGGGCCGAGACATCGGGAGCCGTGGCGGGCCAGGGTCTGATCCGAACGCTCAGCCGCAGGGACATCCCCCAGGTGGTGGCCTGGGCGCGGGCGGAGGGCTTCTGCCCGGGGGAGGGGGATGTGGCCATCTACCGCCACACCGACCGCCAGGGCGTGTGGGTGAAGGAGCTCAACCACCAGCTGATCGGCTGCATCGCCGGTGTGCGCTACAACGCCGAATACGGCTTCGTGGGGATGTTCCTGGTGGATCCCGCCCAGCGGGGCCGGGGCCATGGCCTGAGTCTGTGGCGGACCGCCATGGACCACCTCGCCGACCTGCCCTGCGTGGGGCTGGAGGCGGCCCTCGGGCGGGTGGAGGACTACCGCCGCTGGGGATTCGAGCCGGCCTCCCCCACCCAGCGCTGGCAGCTGGTGGCCAGCGGCGAGGAGCTGGCGGGGCCAGGGCGGGACGGACTGGAGCTGGTGCAGGGGGAGCAGCTGCCGCAGCGGGCGGTGCAGGCCTACGACGCCCAGCGGGAGCCGAGCCCGCGCCCCCACTTCCTGGCCGACTGGCTGGGCCATCCGGCCGGCACGGTGCTGGCCCTGATCGATGCTGGCGGCCAGTGCCATGGCTTCGGCCGCATCCGCCCCTGCCTGCTGCGCCGCGGCAGCGGCTGGCGGATCGGTCCGCTGCTGGCCGACGACCCCGCGCTGGCCGAACGGCTGCTGCGGGGGATGCTGGCCCGCCATCCCGGCGTGGTGCTGATCGATGTGCCCGGCGCCAACCGCGGGGGCGACGGGCTGATGGAGCGCCTGGGGTTCCACCGCACCGACACGATGCTGCGGATGTACCGCGGCCGCCCTCCCGCGGTGGGACTGGACGAGGTGTTCGGCCTGGCCTGCCTGGAGCTGGGCTGA